DNA sequence from the Gemmatimonadota bacterium genome:
CTCGCCGACCAGCGTCGCGAAGCTGTTCTGCAACTCCACCACATTGCCTTCCCACGGCGTGTCCCGCAGGACGATCGCGCCGCCGGCGGCTTCCGCCCCGCCGCCCATCAGCTCGATGCGCGAGATGCCGACGTAGGCCGCGGTGACCTCGTCGCCCGCCGCGTCGGTAAGGAGGATCGAGATACGGGAGGCGTCGGCCCCGGACGGGTCGTCGCAGGCCGCCGCGCCGGCAACCACGAACAGCCCGGTGAGCAGGCCTCTTACGGACTTGGGAAACATGAATCCTCTACGAGTTGAAACCCCGCACACGGCCCTCGGTGGCCCTGCCACCCAACCGCGGGCCGGCGCGCTCAAGCTGCATCCAGTCCCGTTGCAGACGACCCGTGCGCGCGCGAGGTCACATCCTCCTGGGGATACGCCCCAGCGGATAAGACCCTGGACCTCACGTGATTCGCGCTGCATCCTACCCGCAGAGACCTGGCCACCCGCCAACCGGCCGATCCCCGCGGCCGGAGGCGTCGGAACGCCCCGTCTCCAGATGCGCATCTGGTGCCGGAGCCGGCAACCGGCTCTCACCGATGTGACTCTTCGTTTCCCTCGATCGTCCAGCACAGCAGAGGCATGATGAACGACCGCATTCATTCGTACCTGGACGGAGAGCTTCCGCTCGAAGCGCTCACCGCTGACGAGGCCCGACTGGCCCAGCAGTTCCAGTCGACCATCGCGGTTGGGCTCGAGCAGCTCTTGCCCGCGCAGGTTCCGGATATGAGCGGCGCCGTGCTACGTGTGATCGAGCAACCGAGCCAGGCCTCCGCTCGTCCTCGTAGTGCGGTGTCCGCCATCCGGGACGCGGCGGGGTGGCTCTGGCAGCCACGACCCATGGCCGTACGCCCCGCGCTTGCGCTGGGCGGGGCCTTCCTGTTGGCGCTCGCGGTGGCATTGCCGTTCGCGCTCACCAGCGGAGGGGCCGCCAGCCCGACCGACGCCCGCGTGGCCCCCGAGCAGTCTCAGATCTTCGTGCACTTCCGCCTGGACGCCCCCGAGGCCTCGTCCGTATCCCTCGCCGGCGACTTCACCGATTGGCAGCCCAGCTACGAGTTGTACGAGACGGCGCCCGGCGTCTGGACCGTTTCCGTGCCGCTGGCGCCCGGCGTGCACGACTACGCGTTCGTCGTGGACGGACAGCGCTGGACCCCCGACCCGCTCGCCGCGACCGTTGATGACGGCTTCGGCGGCGTGAACAGTCGCCTTTCGATTCTCCCCCCGAACACGGCCCTCTAAGGCAACGCCAGGGCACGGGCCCATGGCCACGGGACGGCCGACGAACGAGGCGCCGCGGACCAGCCATCGCGCGAGGTCCGGGGCGCTCTTGCGCATCCTGGTGGTGGGGGGACTCGCGTCCGTTGGCCCGCTGGCGTCCCCCGGCGCGGCTCAGGAATCGACCCTGTCGATCGACGCGGGGCAGGCGACCTTCGATCTCGGGCAGCGCGACATAGAAACGTCGCACCTGGTTCTGGGGATCATGCACGCGCGCCCCGACCTCTGGTTCGGCGCCTCCGTTTCCCCCGCGCTGACCGCCGACGACCCCTTCTGGGGAGGCGTATGGATCGCGGCGAGCCCCGGGGTGACGCGTGATCGCTGGCGGCCCCGGCTCGACCTGGGCGGCCAGGTGTTCGGCCAGGACGACCCGTTCGGGCAAGCGTCCGGGGTCGGCGTGGGCGCGGAGGCGCTCCCGCGTCTGGGATACGCCGTCGTTCCGGAGGTGGAGCTGGGGGTTGCAGGGGGCGGTCAGGTGTACCACAGCGGGTTCGGCGAGGGCACCGAGTTCACGCGCACGGTGGGCGTGGTCGAGGGGTTTGCTGCCGTCACTCCCCGCGGCACCCCTTCCCGGATCACCGGCTCCGCTCGGCACCTGTTTGCCGAGGAAGGCGGCTATACGCTGCTCGAGCTGAGCGCGTACGCGGCGGGCGACAGGATCGCCGGCTGGGCCTCGGCCGGAACCTGGCTCGGCGACGTTGCCGCCGGCGTGGACGACACGCCCTGGGAGGTAGGGGCTGCGGTGCGCTTCGCGGACCGAGCCTGGGTACGGGCGGGTGTGCGGCGCGAAGCCTTCGATCCGCTCTACCTCAACGACGCGCGCACCAGTTGGAGCATCGGGACCTCCATAACGCTCGGAGGCCACAAGCCGGGGTCTACTGAACTGGCCGGCGTTGAGCCGCCGGTGGTGGCCGCCTCCGGCACGCCGGAGGTTCGCCTCCGTGCCGACGGCGCGTACGACGAAGTGTCCATCGCGGGTGACTTCACGAACTGGGAGGCTCGCGCGATGACGCTCGAGGGTGAGTACTGGGTGTACCGCGCGCCGCTTCCAGAGGGCGTGTACAGCTACGCCTTCGTGGACGGGGATGGTGGGTGGTTCGTGCCCGAGGGCACGCCGGGTCGCAGGGAAGACGGAATGGGCGGGTGGGTGGCCGTCCTGATCGTGAACTAGTGTACCGTTGCAGAAGTCCCGTAGGCATTCGGCGCGCGCTGCATCCCGCGGATGCGGCGTTGGAACTCCTTGCCGTAGCCGTAGCTACGGCGCGTCGTTTCGCCTTGCCCCGCGGGCGCATCGCGCGCCTCGGTGCACACGGGACTTCCGCGCCGGCACACCTAGCGGGGCTGAAGCCGAACGCGGGGTGAGGGTGGCGAACGTCAACGAGGTGGGAGATGGCGACTTGGTCGCGCGCGTGAGGGCGGGGGACGCCGACGCCTACGGGGAGCTGATCCGTCGGCATCAACGCGGGCTGTTCCATCACGCCGCGGGCATGACCCGCGACGGTGACGCGGCACAGGACCTGGTACAGGACGCCTTCATCGTGGCGTATCGAAGGCTGGAGGAGTGCCGCGACCCCGACCGCTTCGGCTTGTGGGTGTTCCGGATACTGCGCAACCGGGCGCTGGATCACGTCAAGAACATCCGCAGAAAGTCGGTGCCGATAGAAACCGTGAACCTCGCGGCGTCCAGGGACAATCCCGGCGCGAGCGCGCAGCGATCCGAGTTGCGCGACCAGCTGGACGAGGCCCTGGGCAGACTGACCGGCGAGATGCGCGACGCGTTCCTGATGAAGCACCTGGAGGGGCGCAGCTACGAAGAGATGGCCGAGCTGGCAGAGGCTTCCGTCAGCGCCATGAAGATGCGCGTGCACCGGGCGCGCGAGGCGCTACGCGAGGAGCTCCGAGCGATGGGGGTGGACGATGATGTCTAGAGTCGGATGTGACCAAACGATTCGTCAATACGTCTCTACCGCGAACTCCAGAAGCGTGCGGAGGTCTGGTATAAGCTGGGTGCGTAGTGATATGAGACAACTTACTATCCTTGCCCTCGCCGCGGTGCTGGCTGCGGGTACCCCCGCGGTCCTGGTTGGTCAGGACCCGGAGGACCGCGTCGCCGCCGCGCTGCAGCAGGCCGCCGAGGCGGGCGTGCCACTGTCGCTGCTCGAGAGCAAGATTGCCGAGGGGCGCGCCAAGGGCGTGCCGATGGCTCGGATTGCCACGGCCGTGGAGCAGCGCCTCGGCGCTCTCCAGCAGGCGCAGGCGCTCATGCAGGTTGGCGACGATCCCGCGCAGAACGTCTCCGACGGAGACCTCTCGCTGGGCGCGGACGCGCTCCTGGCGGGCGTAGACGGTCAGGCCGTCTCGGACGTGGCGCGAAACGCCCCGCGCGAGCGGCTCGGGGTTGCCATGGCGGTGCTGACGCAACTGGTGCAGATGGGCGTAGCGTCGCAGACAGCGCTGGACCGGGTCACGGCGGCGCTCGAGCTCGGGCCGGGTGAGCTGATGGCGTTGCCCGCGCAGGCCCAGGGTCAGCGAGCCCAAGGGCGCGACGGCCAGCGCGGCCCGCCGGCCGGGGTGCCGACGCCCGGCGCTGCACCGCAGGAGCCGCCGGGAAAATCGGGTAACCCGCCTGGGCGGCGCCGCAACAACTGACCAGGTCTCCCCGACCGACCACGAACGCCCCGCGACCTACCGAGGTCGCGGGGCGTTTCGCATCTACAGATCCCCCGCCCGGCGGCGACCCGTGCGCGGGCATGTGACGCCGGGGGCCCGCCGATCGTCCGTGAGGTAACGTCCCGCTCTCCCCGGGACAGCATGGCGGAGGTAGCAGTATGCGGGTGCGTGTGCGGAAGTGGACGGGAAGCATGATCGCTGCCAGCCTCGTGATGGGCGCCGCGGCGTGCGGGGACGACGGATCGGACCCCATCGCGGTTCCCCCTCAGTTGGTTTCTGTTTCTCCCTTGGTCGGCACGTCCGGAACCGAGGTTCGGATCGACGGCCAGGGCTTCGACGCGACCGATGTCAGCGTCTTCTTCGACGACATCCAGTCCCCGAGGGTCGCGCTGGAGGGCGGCGCGGTGTTCGCTCTGGCGCCCGCCGGACTGACGCTTGGGACGACCTACGACATCCGCGTGGTCAACCGCGGCACGGGTTCGGCGGTGCTGGACAGCGTGTTCACGGTCGTCGCGCCGGAGGCGTTCCGGATCAACGGTGTCTCGCGCCCGACCGGCCTGCGTGGCATGACCGTGATCATCGAGGGCGCGTCGTTCGGCGACAGCCTGGACCTGGCGCAGGGATCGGTGCTCTTCCGGGCGGGCGATGGTAGCGCGGTGGCGGCGCCCATCCTCGACCAGAACCAGGACTGGAACGATTCGTTCATAGTGACGCAGGTGCCGCAGACCACCGCCGACACGTCGCTGGTCTGGGTGGAGACCGCCACCGGCGCGAGCGACTCCATCGAATTCCGAATCATCCAGAGCGGCGTTTTCAGCCCGAGCCTGATCAACTGGACGCAGACGACGGCGCTGCCGCAGCCGCTCCAGGGCCTGGGGGCCGTGTTCGTCCCGATCGAGGACGGCGCGATGCCGGCCAATCACATCTTCACGGTGGGCGGCGCAGACACGCTCAACGTGGCCACCACCTCGGTGTACACGGCGACCGTCCAGGAATCCGGCGCGCTGACCGGC
Encoded proteins:
- a CDS encoding sigma-70 family RNA polymerase sigma factor; the protein is MRVANVNEVGDGDLVARVRAGDADAYGELIRRHQRGLFHHAAGMTRDGDAAQDLVQDAFIVAYRRLEECRDPDRFGLWVFRILRNRALDHVKNIRRKSVPIETVNLAASRDNPGASAQRSELRDQLDEALGRLTGEMRDAFLMKHLEGRSYEEMAELAEASVSAMKMRVHRAREALREELRAMGVDDDV
- a CDS encoding glycogen-binding domain-containing protein, with protein sequence MMNDRIHSYLDGELPLEALTADEARLAQQFQSTIAVGLEQLLPAQVPDMSGAVLRVIEQPSQASARPRSAVSAIRDAAGWLWQPRPMAVRPALALGGAFLLALAVALPFALTSGGAASPTDARVAPEQSQIFVHFRLDAPEASSVSLAGDFTDWQPSYELYETAPGVWTVSVPLAPGVHDYAFVVDGQRWTPDPLAATVDDGFGGVNSRLSILPPNTAL
- a CDS encoding glycogen-binding domain-containing protein, whose product is MATGRPTNEAPRTSHRARSGALLRILVVGGLASVGPLASPGAAQESTLSIDAGQATFDLGQRDIETSHLVLGIMHARPDLWFGASVSPALTADDPFWGGVWIAASPGVTRDRWRPRLDLGGQVFGQDDPFGQASGVGVGAEALPRLGYAVVPEVELGVAGGGQVYHSGFGEGTEFTRTVGVVEGFAAVTPRGTPSRITGSARHLFAEEGGYTLLELSAYAAGDRIAGWASAGTWLGDVAAGVDDTPWEVGAAVRFADRAWVRAGVRREAFDPLYLNDARTSWSIGTSITLGGHKPGSTELAGVEPPVVAASGTPEVRLRADGAYDEVSIAGDFTNWEARAMTLEGEYWVYRAPLPEGVYSYAFVDGDGGWFVPEGTPGRREDGMGGWVAVLIVN